The Desulfuromonadales bacterium nucleotide sequence GCCGAGGTGACGGTGAAGCAGGAGCAGTTCGCCGTCCTGCCGGAAAAGAAGAAGGCGCTGGCCGAGGTGGAGGCGCAATGGCAGGAGCGGCAGAGGTCGCTGACGGAAAAGGGTGCCGCCCTGCCGCAGGCGGAGTCGCGCCTCGCCGAGCTCGATGCACTGGAGAGGTCGATCAACACCATTCAGGCCGACATTCATGGCCTGGAGAACCGCATCCGCGACGGCGAGGGTAAGGTCGTCGACCAGAAACAACGGGTGGCCGAGGCCGGCAACGCCCGGGAGGTACTGGAGCGGAGCCGCGCCGGCAAGGAGGCCTTCGAGCGGGCCGAGGCGAGCCTTGGCGCGTTGCGGCAACGGGAGCAGCAGCGGCGGGCAGCGGAGCAGGAGGTTGCCGGCCTCGAAAAAGAGGCCCTGCGGCTGACCCAGACTCTCGACCATGAGCGGCGGGAGATCGCCAAGACTGAGAAGCAACTGGCGGAGGAGGAGGGTCGTTTGGCCGAAGCCCGCGAAGGACAGCGGGCCGACGGGAAACTGGTGAAAAACGCTGCCCGGATTCCGGCTCTGCGCCAGGAGGTCGAGAAGCTGAGGTCGACTCGCGGTCTGTTGGAGGGGCGTCGGGACAGCCTGCTGGATGGGCGGGAGAAACTCGGCGAGGGGATCTGCCCGTTTTTCCAGGAGCCCTGCCTGAATGTGGCCGGCAAGGCCTCCCGGGACGTGTTCACGACCAGGGTCGAGGATCTCGACCGGGACATGCTCGAGCTGGACAAAAGGATCGAAGAACTGGGCCGGGACCTCTGCACGGCCGAAATGGCACAGAGGGAATTGAGCGCCCTGGAAGTTCGGATGCAGGAGCTGGAAAAGCAGGGCAAGGGCCTGGAACAGCGCCGCGGGG carries:
- a CDS encoding SMC family ATPase, coding for MQILSIHLKNIKSHRDIELDFSPGINVLSGPNGVGKSTIFEAIGYALFGVDARDFVGNIERFISIGAKKGEIAVDFQLDSGEKFRVTRTVGAASRWLLHKEVGGAFEVEDHASAHETEARLRELLGLDNGRPLAEQFKLVIGPFQNDFLGPFVIRQATKRKDAFDEILGIDAWRKTFDGTREMLTALKRRIEVLDAEVTVKQEQFAVLPEKKKALAEVEAQWQERQRSLTEKGAALPQAESRLAELDALERSINTIQADIHGLENRIRDGEGKVVDQKQRVAEAGNAREVLERSRAGKEAFERAEASLGALRQREQQRRAAEQEVAGLEKEALRLTQTLDHERREIAKTEKQLAEEEGRLAEAREGQRADGKLVKNAARIPALRQEVEKLRSTRGLLEGRRDSLLDGREKLGEGICPFFQEPCLNVAGKASRDVFTTRVEDLDRDMLELDKRIEELGRDLCTAEMAQRELSALEVRMQELEKQGKGLEQRRGETRQRAAGLVKLQSEQAAAVESAAAGKEGLKAFARLDEEIAGVQKGMAGCQVARDAFFAHQKMAEDL